DNA sequence from the Vicia villosa cultivar HV-30 ecotype Madison, WI linkage group LG3, Vvil1.0, whole genome shotgun sequence genome:
TTATTGGATTTTAGTTTTTGTCTCCTCATATATGTTGTAttcagtttttttattttaatctatttctatctattaaaaaaatttattccaaATTgactattataatttttaataaaaaatatgttttataaaaataaaaaaattaatttttaatgaaaatttactaaaaataaaatttagaaaatgAAAAACCAATAtgctattttatgaaaattttcttaaaataacacATTCAAATGTTTTACCAAATAtagtattatattaaatataacaTGAAATTTAGAAAAATTATTCAAAAGCTAACAGttactattttaaataaaaaataaattttataataataaaaaattaaaaaaatatgtaatatTTATGAAAGTTTACTTTTCTTTTTACCAAATTATGaaaatttacttaaaaataaaaatctccATAATCGGACTTGCTCCATATAGAATTCCATTTTATATTAtagaaaaattataaacaaatttaCTATTATGTTAAAAATTTCTAAACAGTACACATTCAATGTAAGGTCTTATTAATGGTAACGTTTGAAGTACATTAACCCTAATAATCAAAACTCTGAAGATAAAACctaaaattttttttcttttacacaGACTAAGCCAATAATCAATCACACCGATTACTCACTGAAGTATAGTTTAAGACAAACTCAATCGGTGTAATATCCCTCCTCACATCGTTTCAAAATTTTcattcattaaatatttttctgaATAGTTATCCAAATATGAATAGGTGCAATATACATTCCCTAACAacaaaatatgaatcaaatatcCAAAAATGAATGGGTGCAATATACATCCCCTGACAGCAAAATAGGAATCAGATATCTCTTTCCTTATTCAAAGATTTATGCATTTACTCAggttattaatttttcaaaataaataacacCACTTGTAAATCACTCTTTTCATCAAACCAAAAACCAACATAAGATATAGTTTGCTTCACTTAATTTGTTCCATGGCATCTGAATCCTCTAGCATCTCAGTCACTTCACAAAATCATGGTGATTCATCCAAAACAAAAAATGTGGTGGATAAGGAGATTGAACAAGGTCAATCTTCAAAATCTGATTCCAACATGCCTATTGATTTTATGAAGCTATCGAAAGAGGATTCGGTTGACGCGTCAACGGTGCAAGAACACAATTTTTTTAGCCCTATTCAAGTTCGTCGTTCGTGGTCTGATTCTCCTAAGGCTGatgatgaaaagaaaaaagagaaaaccaCTGGAGAGAAGAACTCAGAGTCAAAGACGTCTTATCCATGCAACTTTTGCATGAGAGAATATCCTACTTTACAAGCGTTAGGAGGGCACCAGAACGCCCATAAAGCGGAACGTGCTTTACAAAAGCGGCGCGAACAAAGGTATGGTGCTTTAGGGTTAGGACAAACTTACTTGAACCCTTGTTTTCGTTATCCTAGTGCTCTTTATTCACCCTATGGATCACTCGGGGTTAGAATGAATTCAATGATTCAAAAACCATCTTTTTTTAGCCCTAGGGTTGCACCACATAATTTTGCATATGGTCATGGTGGTATGTATTTGCAAGAGAGATTAAACCCTTCCCTTGTTAATTTGAGAAACAGTATGGAAGGTAGTAGCAGGGTTGGAATTCCAGGTCTTGGTGGTGCAACTTCTTCTAGAGTTGAAAATGATGCAAATAACAAAATTGCTGCTTTTCTAAAACTTGGAGAGTCTTCTAAAGATGTTGCCACAAGTTCAAACTCATTCatagagaagaatttttttgtggCTCCTGCTCCTATCAAAGATGAAATTCATCAACCAAAGatcaacactgaagaagaacctTCCGATTCTGAATCTTCTGGGCTTGATTTGACCCTTAAGCTTTGAATTcatttaaattatattgtggaATTCCTATCTTATttctaggggtgctcgcggtgcggtttgggcggttttgacgaaaaaaatcatccgaaccgcaagagaaaaaatagtgcggtttggtttggttcggttggcttttaaaaaaaaatccgaaccaaaccaaaccaaactaatgcggtttggttcggttcggttggttcggttttatacaaatattttattgagccatacatacacatatagatgataacataattttgtatttatacattcatacagtatcaaataacaacaaaactcgtcatattttgacaacaatttttcatttaatatgtaaaaattaaattagacaaaagtggaatattaaacataaaataatagcataaaacaatataaaaattattataacaaaacaaaaaaatagaagagacgaaagattagtgaaagtgaaaaagaaaaaaaagtgttgagagattaaagaagatatgcgataaaaacgaaactgaaatacggaacatttacataaaaatgagaaggtgaaaaagaaagaatataagagagtagagattatagaagaagagggaagatatatgtggcaaagaaggtgcgataatgttattagagattttagaagatcgggactgaaattatatgtgtaaggatgagaaaattgttcgtaatcataatgctaatgtatatataataagtttaagtttagGTTGGATGTGatttagtaaaatttaggttgtaacatagtgcggtttgattcggtttggttcggtttacaaaatacaaaccgcaaaccgaactgaaccgtgcggttttgtaaaaactgacccaaactaatccgaaccaaatgcggttttttgcggtttcggtttggtttggtttggtttgcggttttctattgggttggtttggttttgatcacccctacatTTCCATGTGTTAAATTCTGTGTTCGCTTGGAGTATGTAGTACAAGCTCAAGagttattaatttgatgtgatttCTTAAATCTTATTTTGATTATACCTTGATTATGTAGGTTTTTTTTCTTAATCATATTAGTTCGGTTTAATTTGTTTGCAAGAGGTACTTAAAAACCGAACTTCAAGTATTAAtgtgatatttaaaataaaaacagaagTGTATGCAACTTTCAATTTGTGAAATTTAAGGCGGCAATGTTAGCAAACTATCCAGATATAAGAAATCACTTTCCAGTTTCCACAATAAGTATGAAGTtcaatatttcaaaatttataaCAGCCCAATTTATGAACTAATCACTTTTATTAAACATATGTGGTTTATTATCCGAGGATCCGGCAcgtatatattttatgtattaatTATTATGAGAGGAAGAATTCTTTTCAAGATTTAGGATAACAATATATGTAGGTGACGTGAAGAATCTAATAATGTTCTATAACATACAAGAAGCATTCAACATTGAGGACTACTTCTCAATCAAAGTCATCCCTCTAGGAACAAATATGTGTTTATTAGAAGAAAGAGATGATGGCGAAAGTCTTAAAATTATTGACAATGAGAGAGTCACCTGGTTGAGGTGTGATCCggtgtcgcgcgcggatcaaacgagtattttgaaaatgtaatatagcgacaatgactcgagtcgtatcacaaggattcttgttttgttattaactaatataaataaaattggaggtttatggttttagaatcaatttgtAAAATAGagtaaataagtgattatcaaaattaagctaaacggctaatccaattgattcgggttccgacttatcatcggttataataacaccaatccctaaacggcttcgatcctattcgattatgagattaatcagacaagcgtttatcaaaatcatacgagttatgttcctatttatcaaattaagcaaactgttaagaatatgacgagttaacgaattaagcaaacgataacacacAATGAAATTTAGAAACATGCATACAAtcaaatttaatcaattctatcctattaataacaatcgaattaagcaaacaattgtaatcaaattaagcaaatgatttcatagaaaagaattgaacataaatcaaatttaaattagtattagaataacctcaaagcaatggaacccataagcatcaggatttgccttcgggaattagttcttcattctaatcatgaaagcaaaagtaaaatttgtggcaaaaaaagataaaaaagctATTGTAGCATGGCTGAAACCCTTATAAACAAAATAAGGGTTTCCACAcctaactcaaactgggtcaaaaacataacccataCCCGTAACAAATGactcaaaactaaataaaactaatgatgcagcttcaaacgaaattttggaaaatatgcgctccaaatctgacttcgactccaacacaaaagttgtagcatCGATCTGATTCtcggagctccagttatgattgttttagtgcagactgctaaagctgaaaaataagtacgaaaatcaaataataataaaaataaactcaaatataaaaacataataaaatagaaaaataaacaaaccaaaccatagaaatgcctaagtacaaatataaaggaacgtgcattaaaatgcactgatcaaggtGCTATGGAATTCCCTTTCATGCTTGGATTTCTAAGTTTTTCGAGTTCATATTGTTTACGTTTGGCATTTACATTTGCTAAGATGAAGAAACAAGCAACCAATCCAAATTTTATGTGGCGAGAATTCTTGTCTATACCAAAGTACAACTTGGTACTTAATTAAACATTCAACATGGGGGTAAATAGAGTAACGCTTAGGGTCAAGTTAGGGGAGGACTCGCAAGGTTCTTTGAGAATAGTGAtgccaaaatcaaacataaacaaaGTTTCTCAGACGTCTTCAGACCTTGAGTTTGTATCGGGGGATGATTATGGTGAATGGGTTCGGCAAATAAGTTAAGCAGGATGGTATTGAGGAAGGATCTTTTGTGGATTTTTCCCTAGGCGCATATTAGGATGGAAGATCAAGGCTATACGTAAAAGGTGAAAAGGCTATGATTGTCTTTCAGTAATAAAGTTAAGGGTATAAATGTAGGGGACTGTTGCAAAAATTCAAAGATTAAAGGAATTGGTCACAACTCATGTTGATGCAACACCCAGATGGATCTGGTGAATaataatcatcaatcaaaagtTGTTATATCAGGCACCAAAGACTCAATAGTCAAGCAAGGTAAAGGTCATTTAAAATTCTCAACCCAGGGAAGTCCTTGGGTTGTTTTCCTTTGGGCTAAAGTATTACCAAAGGCTCACTAAAAGCATCGAGACTTAATGAAGCTTTGAAGATCAAAGGGATGCAAACCCAATTTTTGGAGGAAGATGCATGTGAGGATTGGATAGAAAGATTATATTTCACATCTCTCATACCACCAAAATTAAACATTAATTGGAAGAAGAACAATGAATCTTACAATGACTCGAAGGAGACTCGGTAGtccaatcaaacaaaacaaaaagaaattatgAAAGCTCAAACACCAACAATTTGAAGGTTTTTTAAGTGTCAAAGAATACAAATGAAAGATACTCAAGAGGATCAAATTGTGTTGCGATTCAACAAACATATTCTGATGTGGCGCAAGGCAATAAAAGGTTATGGGTAAATATGGAAAAGTATTTAGCTAGCAAGGTGTGGAGGGCAATTACATCAATGGGGATTTTAGGGATGAAAAGAGATGAGTTCAATGAGGAGACTATTCGAGGAACATAGTTTCACAGCTAAGATGGGAATAGAAGAGGGTCCAAAACAAAATTCTAGAAGGAGAATATATATTTGTGCTTTATTCAGGAGACCAAGTTTCAAGAAATGAATAATGACTTAGCAACTAGTTTTTTGGGGAAATAAAGATGTCAGCTAAAGGAACTATGGGAAAGTTATGGGATTGTTGATTTTGTGGAAAGACGATTCCATGTAACCATACTTCAGCTTCATATGAGAAGGATTCATTGGCTTTTATTCTAAATGTAATGTGAAGGTTtgatattttgtttatatttactCCTCTTGTTTTATTGGTAAAAAGGGGAGGATGTGGGAAAAGCTCGTAACCTTGAAAGGATAATGGAGGATGTGGAAAGCTCACAAGAGTAACCTTTCCGTGGTAAAGGTTTTGTGGAGAACAAAAACCTTTACGGATTAAATATTGACCAATGGTTTTTGGAAGCCGCCTCTAATTTCCTTTCTTGTAAAGTTGGAAAGCTTCCTTTCAAATTTCCTGGGGTGAAGGTGGAGGGTGACCCTAGGAAGTATGCGATGTGGAAAGATATGTTGGCTTTGGTGAAAAGAAGATTGGCCGTGTGGAGAGGTAAACATCTTAATATGGCAGGAAGGGTGGTGTTGATTAATTCGGTTCTTAGTGCGGTGCCGTTATATTCTCTCTCCTTTTATAAGGCCCCTAAGAAGGTGTTGAAAGAGATAGTAGGTATCCAAAGAAACTTTCTTTGGGGTGGTTGTGAGCTAAGAAAAATGGTTAATTGGGTTTGTTGGGATACGGTGTGCAAACCGCGAGAAGAAGGAGGGTTAGGGGTGAAAAACGTGGAAATTATGAATGTAGAGTTACTTagcaaatggaagtgga
Encoded proteins:
- the LOC131659644 gene encoding uncharacterized protein LOC131659644; this translates as MASESSSISVTSQNHGDSSKTKNVVDKEIEQGQSSKSDSNMPIDFMKLSKEDSVDASTVQEHNFFSPIQVRRSWSDSPKADDEKKKEKTTGEKNSESKTSYPCNFCMREYPTLQALGGHQNAHKAERALQKRREQRYGALGLGQTYLNPCFRYPSALYSPYGSLGVRMNSMIQKPSFFSPRVAPHNFAYGHGGMYLQERLNPSLVNLRNSMEGSSRVGIPGLGGATSSRVENDANNKIAAFLKLGESSKDVATSSNSFIEKNFFVAPAPIKDEIHQPKINTEEEPSDSESSGLDLTLKL